A genome region from Natronobeatus ordinarius includes the following:
- a CDS encoding branched-chain amino acid ABC transporter permease codes for MSRLSPLEERDGDTVVRVPFTRGLTLTPGQTVLALVGVVLLFGLPFLAGIVGLSWSRLFRGLLFGMAAVGLNLLLRHTELVSFGHAAFFGGGAYAVAVMAAHYEVSEGLLLLLAAVLVGTLLAVVIGYFVAGYVDIYFALLTLAFNQVIFATVFRSAYFNYNDGLGVRVGGDNPTLFGLAWTDLGYDLVLYYTTIVLMLVMLLLMWRLVHSPFGRALDAIGQDRTRARFIGIPVERYVWYSFIISGLYGAFAGGVYALQRLHVQPEPTLYVFVSGEILFMAILGGFTTLVGPLVGGVILVYLLEATRFSFNYYHAPIGIVLLAIVFFMPKGIMGSLPDVGAGLSRRASDPGLLGDDVRSIRTKIHRSVTRATTTVRILIFGVK; via the coding sequence ATGAGCCGACTCTCGCCGCTCGAGGAACGCGACGGCGACACCGTCGTTCGCGTGCCGTTCACGCGCGGGCTCACCCTGACTCCCGGACAGACGGTCCTCGCACTCGTCGGCGTCGTGCTCCTGTTCGGCCTGCCGTTTCTGGCCGGCATCGTCGGCCTCTCGTGGAGCCGGCTGTTCAGAGGGCTCCTGTTCGGGATGGCCGCCGTCGGGCTGAACCTGCTGTTGCGCCACACCGAACTCGTCTCGTTCGGTCACGCCGCCTTCTTCGGCGGCGGGGCGTACGCGGTCGCCGTGATGGCCGCTCACTACGAGGTCTCGGAGGGGCTCCTCTTGCTCCTCGCAGCCGTCCTCGTCGGGACCCTGCTCGCCGTCGTCATCGGCTACTTCGTGGCGGGCTACGTGGACATCTACTTCGCGCTGCTCACGCTGGCGTTCAACCAGGTGATCTTCGCGACCGTCTTCCGCAGCGCCTACTTCAACTACAACGACGGGCTCGGGGTCCGCGTCGGCGGCGACAACCCGACTCTGTTCGGCCTCGCCTGGACCGATCTGGGCTACGATCTCGTGCTGTACTACACGACGATCGTGCTCATGCTCGTCATGCTGCTGTTGATGTGGCGTCTCGTCCACTCGCCGTTCGGGCGGGCGCTCGACGCGATCGGCCAGGATCGCACCCGCGCCCGGTTCATCGGCATCCCGGTCGAGCGCTACGTCTGGTACTCGTTCATCATCTCCGGACTCTACGGCGCGTTCGCCGGCGGCGTCTACGCGCTCCAGCGTCTCCACGTCCAGCCCGAGCCGACGCTCTACGTGTTCGTCTCCGGTGAGATCCTGTTCATGGCGATCCTCGGCGGCTTCACCACCCTCGTCGGCCCGCTCGTCGGCGGCGTCATCCTCGTCTACTTGCTCGAGGCGACGCGCTTCTCGTTCAACTACTACCATGCGCCCATCGGGATCGTCCTGCTGGCGATCGTCTTCTTCATGCCGAAAGGTATCATGGGCTCGCTGCCCGACGTCGGTGCGGGACTCAGCCGACGAGCCTCCGATCCCGGGCTCCTCGGCGACGACGTCCGGTCGATACGCACGAAGATCCACCGAAGCGTCACTCGCGCCACGACCACCGTCAGAATCCTCATCTTCGGGGTGAAATGA
- a CDS encoding ABC transporter ATP-binding protein, with protein sequence MLEARKLRKEFGELRATDDVSLEFGRTPGEKVFIVGPNGAGKTTLVNLLTGLLDPDQGAVVVHEENGDGTTVERDITDVDPERRVNEGLVRSFQIVHVFEEMTVRENVRVAVLSRHDKLLSMRSRDDQHEEVEETIDGLLEQFRLEEIQHEVAETLPHGDRKLLDVAMSFGLDPTYLLLDEPTSGVATREKEYVIETIVEASEANDVTTVTIEHDMDLVKAYADRLVVLVDGSVFREGDPTLLETDDELRRVLLGVTE encoded by the coding sequence ATGCTCGAAGCACGAAAGCTACGGAAGGAGTTCGGAGAACTGCGCGCGACCGACGACGTCTCGCTCGAGTTCGGTCGGACGCCGGGCGAGAAGGTGTTCATCGTCGGCCCGAACGGGGCCGGCAAGACCACGCTCGTCAATCTCCTCACGGGGCTACTCGACCCCGACCAGGGCGCCGTCGTCGTCCACGAAGAAAATGGCGACGGGACGACGGTCGAGCGCGACATCACGGACGTCGACCCGGAGCGGCGGGTCAACGAGGGGCTCGTCAGGAGCTTCCAGATCGTCCACGTCTTCGAGGAGATGACCGTCCGCGAGAACGTTCGCGTGGCCGTCCTCTCCCGGCACGACAAACTGTTGAGTATGCGCTCACGCGACGACCAGCACGAGGAGGTTGAGGAAACGATCGACGGCCTGCTCGAGCAGTTCCGGCTCGAGGAGATCCAGCACGAGGTCGCAGAGACGCTCCCACACGGCGACCGCAAGCTGCTCGACGTGGCGATGTCGTTCGGGCTCGACCCGACGTACCTGCTGCTCGACGAGCCGACCTCGGGCGTCGCCACCCGGGAGAAAGAGTACGTCATCGAGACCATCGTCGAGGCGAGCGAGGCGAACGACGTCACGACCGTCACTATCGAACACGACATGGATCTCGTGAAGGCGTACGCCGACCGACTCGTCGTACTCGTCGACGGAAGCGTCTTCCGCGAGGGCGACCCTACCCTGCTCGAGACCGACGACGAACTCCGCCGCGTCCTGCTGGGGGTGACCGAATGA
- a CDS encoding branched-chain amino acid ABC transporter permease encodes MVDSFIVHTLNGLWYGFILFMIASGLTIIFGVLGILNLAHGELYALGAFVVFSVVGYATGFVASPDDPVSAVTFGVVVLVAALLAAAVLLPVGALIETVFVRPIYDREEVYQLLLTYALLLIFIDVMKFGWGATPLDAGTYSGLNEIPTTELAGFGYPSYNILAMLVGLAVFAWLVWFFDRSRTGRIVRATAINRDMATAIGVSTDRTFTLVFAMGAFFAGFGGAMVSIGPQTAFLEMGLDPLVLSFVVIVIGGLGSLKGAFVGALIVGVLSRWAIWQYPPVELAAPFAVMLLILLVKPEGLFGTWGEIE; translated from the coding sequence ATGGTCGATTCGTTCATCGTTCACACGCTCAACGGTCTCTGGTACGGGTTCATCCTGTTCATGATCGCGTCGGGACTGACGATCATCTTCGGCGTGCTTGGGATCTTGAACCTCGCACACGGAGAGCTCTACGCCCTCGGTGCCTTCGTCGTGTTCAGCGTCGTCGGCTACGCGACCGGATTCGTGGCCAGCCCGGACGACCCAGTTTCGGCGGTGACGTTCGGCGTCGTCGTCTTGGTCGCGGCACTCCTCGCGGCTGCCGTGCTGTTGCCGGTCGGCGCGCTCATCGAGACGGTGTTCGTGCGGCCGATCTACGACAGAGAGGAGGTCTACCAGTTGCTGTTGACCTACGCGTTGCTGTTGATCTTCATCGACGTGATGAAGTTCGGCTGGGGGGCGACGCCGCTCGACGCGGGGACGTACAGTGGACTCAACGAAATCCCGACCACGGAACTGGCCGGCTTTGGCTACCCGAGTTACAACATCCTCGCCATGCTCGTCGGCCTGGCGGTGTTCGCCTGGCTCGTCTGGTTCTTCGACCGGTCGAGAACCGGCCGAATCGTCCGCGCGACCGCGATCAACCGCGACATGGCGACGGCCATCGGCGTCAGTACCGACCGCACCTTCACGCTCGTCTTCGCGATGGGCGCCTTTTTCGCCGGCTTCGGCGGCGCGATGGTCAGCATCGGGCCGCAGACGGCGTTCCTCGAGATGGGACTCGACCCGCTGGTGCTGTCGTTCGTCGTCATCGTCATCGGCGGACTCGGGAGTTTGAAGGGTGCGTTCGTCGGCGCGTTGATCGTCGGCGTGCTCAGCCGGTGGGCGATCTGGCAGTATCCGCCGGTCGAACTGGCCGCGCCCTTCGCGGTGATGTTGCTCATCCTGCTGGTCAAACCCGAAGGACTGTTCGGCACGTGGGGTGAGATCGAATGA
- the smc gene encoding chromosome segregation protein SMC produces the protein MHIKALVLDGFKSFGRKTHIPFYEDFTVVTGPNGSGKSNIIDAVLFALGLARTRGIRAEKLTDLIYNPGHEDGDRSGGPREATVEVALDNSDGTLTRSQVASAAGTDDVGDVEEITIRRRVKQTADNYYSYYYLNGRSVNLSDIQDLLAQAGVTPEGYNVVMQGDVTEIINMTPHARRGIIDEIAGVAEFDAKKEDAFAELEVVEDRIDEAQLRIDEKRDRLAQLEDERQTALRYRRLRREKEEYEGYLKASELEEKREERSRVEDRVDRLEEELADLQRELDERQGRVVRLEEDLEDLNAEIERTGEDEQLRIKREIEEVKGERSRLEDRIEATEERIEEAEDKRREAFVQIDRKQERVEELEAEMRELKLEKASVKVEVTEREETVAELERELEAVDTEYDEVKADLARLKDDLEKAKTEKNDRQREQDRLLDEARRRSNAIAEAEATIEDKRESLPDLEQRRSDLERELEKAERNRESIAGVVEDLRSEKRQLQDELDELDDELQAKQAEYAELEANAGESGDSSFGRAVTTILNAGISGVHGAVAQLGSVSGEYAVACETAAGGRLANVVVDDDVIGQQCIEHLKSRNAGRATFLPITKMRERRLPNAPTDPGVVGFAFDLVEFDPEYAGVFSYVLGDTLVVEDIETARSYMGDYRMVTLDGDLVEKSGAMTGGSRKGSRYSFTQSGEGQLERVAKQITELQDRRESIRAEQRDVESRLDDARDRQTDAADEVRSIEGELETLAEKRERIEAEIDSLEGDLEELRGERESVDERMTDISEEIETKTAEIEEIDAEIGDLERELADSKIPELTAKIEDVEAEIDEREDKLDAFDAKLNELGLEKGYAEDAVSELHDEIETAQNRKAELEGRIDDFEAAIEEKRELLEEKRDLVEELEAELAELKAERVDLRETLTEVRTARDQQRDRVNAAESKLESARERVESLAWEIEALEEEVGEYDPEEIPDHETVVEMVELLEADMAALEPVNMLAIDEYDDVREELEEFEEGKATLVEEATGIRERIERYESQKKATFMDAYEEIDAHFTEIFEKLSEGTGSLHLEDEADPFEGGLTMKAQPGDKPIQRLDAMSGGEKSLTALAFIFAIQRHNPAPFYALDEVDAFLDAVNAERVGSMVDDLAGNAQFVVVSHRSAMLERSERAIGVTMQGDNVSAVTGIDLRDEGVPADD, from the coding sequence ATGCACATCAAGGCACTCGTCTTAGACGGCTTCAAGAGCTTCGGCCGCAAGACGCACATCCCGTTTTACGAAGATTTCACCGTCGTGACCGGCCCGAACGGCTCGGGGAAGTCGAACATCATCGACGCCGTCCTCTTCGCGCTCGGACTCGCACGCACCCGTGGAATTCGCGCCGAGAAGCTGACCGACCTCATCTACAACCCCGGCCACGAAGACGGCGACCGATCCGGCGGCCCGCGCGAGGCGACCGTCGAGGTCGCACTCGACAATTCAGACGGCACGCTCACGCGGTCGCAGGTCGCGAGCGCCGCGGGAACCGACGACGTCGGCGACGTCGAGGAGATCACCATCCGTCGGCGAGTCAAACAGACCGCCGACAACTACTACTCATACTACTACCTCAACGGCCGGTCGGTGAACCTCTCTGACATCCAGGACCTGCTCGCGCAGGCGGGCGTCACCCCCGAGGGGTACAACGTCGTCATGCAGGGCGACGTCACCGAGATCATCAACATGACGCCACACGCCCGCCGGGGGATCATCGACGAGATCGCCGGCGTCGCCGAGTTCGACGCGAAAAAGGAAGACGCCTTCGCGGAACTCGAGGTCGTCGAGGATCGCATCGACGAGGCGCAACTGCGAATCGACGAGAAACGCGACCGACTCGCCCAGCTCGAGGACGAGCGCCAGACGGCCCTGCGCTATCGCCGGCTCCGCCGCGAGAAAGAGGAGTACGAGGGCTACCTCAAAGCGAGCGAACTCGAGGAGAAACGCGAAGAGCGTTCCCGCGTCGAGGACCGAGTCGACCGGCTCGAAGAGGAACTGGCCGACCTCCAGCGCGAACTCGACGAACGCCAGGGGAGAGTCGTGCGTCTCGAGGAGGACCTCGAAGATCTGAACGCCGAGATCGAGCGCACCGGCGAGGACGAACAGCTCCGGATCAAACGCGAGATCGAGGAGGTCAAAGGCGAGCGCTCACGACTCGAGGATCGTATCGAGGCGACCGAAGAGCGGATCGAGGAAGCCGAAGACAAGCGCCGGGAAGCGTTCGTCCAGATCGACCGCAAGCAAGAGCGGGTCGAAGAACTCGAGGCCGAGATGCGCGAACTCAAACTCGAGAAGGCCTCGGTCAAAGTCGAGGTTACAGAACGCGAGGAGACCGTCGCCGAACTCGAGCGCGAACTGGAGGCCGTCGACACCGAGTACGACGAGGTGAAAGCCGACCTCGCCCGCCTGAAAGACGACCTCGAGAAAGCGAAGACCGAGAAGAACGACCGCCAGCGCGAGCAGGATCGGCTGCTCGACGAGGCTCGCCGTCGATCGAACGCCATCGCCGAGGCGGAGGCGACGATCGAGGACAAGCGCGAGTCGCTACCCGACCTCGAGCAGCGACGGTCGGACCTCGAGCGGGAACTCGAGAAGGCCGAACGCAACCGCGAGAGCATCGCGGGCGTCGTCGAGGATCTCCGGTCGGAGAAGCGCCAGCTCCAGGACGAACTCGACGAACTCGACGACGAACTCCAGGCCAAACAGGCGGAGTACGCCGAACTCGAGGCCAACGCCGGGGAGAGCGGCGACTCCTCGTTCGGTCGCGCGGTGACGACGATTCTGAACGCGGGCATCAGCGGCGTCCACGGAGCCGTCGCGCAGCTCGGCTCGGTGTCGGGGGAGTACGCCGTCGCCTGTGAGACCGCCGCCGGTGGCCGACTCGCGAACGTCGTCGTCGACGACGACGTGATCGGCCAGCAGTGTATCGAGCACCTCAAGTCGCGCAACGCGGGCCGAGCGACGTTCCTCCCGATCACGAAGATGCGCGAACGCCGGCTCCCGAACGCGCCGACCGATCCGGGCGTCGTCGGCTTCGCCTTCGACCTCGTCGAGTTCGATCCCGAGTACGCGGGCGTCTTCTCGTACGTCCTCGGGGACACGTTAGTCGTCGAGGACATCGAGACGGCCCGGTCGTACATGGGCGACTATCGGATGGTCACCCTCGACGGCGACCTCGTCGAGAAAAGCGGCGCGATGACCGGCGGCTCCCGGAAGGGGTCGCGCTACTCGTTTACCCAGAGCGGCGAGGGGCAACTCGAGCGCGTCGCCAAACAGATCACCGAGTTACAGGATCGCCGCGAGTCGATCCGGGCAGAACAGCGCGACGTCGAATCGCGCCTCGACGACGCCCGTGACCGCCAGACCGACGCGGCGGACGAGGTCCGCTCGATCGAGGGCGAACTCGAGACCCTCGCGGAAAAACGCGAACGGATCGAAGCCGAGATCGACTCCCTCGAGGGCGACCTCGAGGAGCTGCGCGGCGAACGCGAGTCGGTCGACGAGCGGATGACCGACATCTCCGAGGAGATCGAGACGAAGACCGCCGAAATCGAGGAGATCGACGCCGAGATCGGCGACCTCGAACGTGAACTCGCCGACTCGAAGATCCCGGAGCTCACCGCGAAGATCGAAGACGTCGAGGCCGAGATCGACGAGCGCGAGGATAAACTCGACGCCTTCGACGCGAAGCTGAACGAACTCGGACTCGAGAAAGGCTACGCCGAGGACGCCGTTTCCGAGCTCCACGACGAGATCGAGACGGCACAGAACCGCAAGGCAGAACTCGAGGGGCGGATCGACGACTTCGAGGCGGCGATCGAGGAGAAACGGGAGCTGCTCGAGGAGAAACGCGACCTCGTCGAGGAGCTCGAGGCGGAACTCGCGGAGCTGAAAGCCGAACGGGTCGACCTCAGAGAGACGCTCACGGAGGTACGCACGGCTCGCGACCAGCAACGCGATCGAGTGAACGCCGCCGAGAGCAAACTCGAGTCGGCCCGCGAACGCGTCGAGAGCCTCGCGTGGGAGATCGAGGCGCTCGAGGAGGAGGTCGGTGAGTACGACCCCGAGGAGATTCCCGACCACGAGACGGTCGTCGAGATGGTCGAGCTGCTCGAGGCCGACATGGCGGCGCTCGAGCCGGTGAACATGCTGGCGATCGACGAGTACGACGACGTCCGCGAGGAACTCGAGGAGTTCGAAGAGGGGAAGGCGACGTTGGTCGAGGAGGCGACGGGCATCCGTGAGCGGATCGAACGCTACGAGAGTCAGAAGAAGGCGACGTTCATGGACGCCTACGAGGAGATCGACGCCCACTTCACGGAGATCTTCGAGAAGCTCTCGGAGGGGACCGGTAGCCTTCACCTGGAAGACGAAGCGGACCCGTTCGAGGGTGGGCTGACGATGAAAGCCCAGCCGGGTGATAAGCCCATCCAGCGCCTGGACGCGATGTCCGGCGGCGAGAAGTCGCTGACGGCGCTCGCCTTTATCTTCGCGATCCAGCGACACAATCCGGCTCCGTTCTACGCGCTCGACGAGGTCGACGCCTTCCTCGACGCGGTCAACGCCGAACGCGTCGGCTCGATGGTCGACGACCTCGCAGGCAACGCTCAGTTCGTCGTCGTCTCGCATCGCTCGGCGATGCTCGAGCGGTCCGAACGGGCGATCGGGGTGACGATGCAGGGCGACAACGTCTCCGCTGTGACGGGAATCGACCTGCGCGACGAGGGGGTGCCGGCGGATGACTGA
- a CDS encoding ABC transporter substrate-binding protein yields the protein MTTGSPAGRDVTDDSGGIDRRDALKLVGGSAIAVALAGCADLLEDDDDAIEDAEVPDEPIEAGLQTFLEGAPAVLGVQAEMGAETAVRRINDNGGIAGRQIELDIVEEGEEALENYVQFVEDGKDVTFGPISSGNHEAMVPEINSQGVVNVATDGTVTTLYEDHEDGFPPDQNDYSFRFQNHDVMEALAAAVEAVEVLGADEIDTVAGINPGYAFGFDEQRIFSAGIQQLAGAEVVYEGEPDLGTDDMSTHIEQVNSEEPDVLFTSCWGGDATLLLEQAHGADMFDNVELVVGPVLYGSANDLSEGLVDGPIRSGSRNFYWDEPSTNRWTPAADLFEEVQSEYDAVPTAHFMSGYGAVTAWATAAEKAVRILGRWPEQDELAEILIGHGFHTPAGYHTMAGDHQCYSNAHFGELAWSDDLDAAVLEDVNVYAPEDVSPPQGEVSLEWIEGWE from the coding sequence ATGACCACAGGATCACCTGCGGGAAGGGACGTAACTGACGACAGCGGAGGAATCGACCGGAGAGACGCGCTGAAACTCGTCGGGGGGTCGGCCATCGCGGTCGCACTCGCGGGCTGTGCAGATCTCCTCGAGGACGACGACGACGCCATCGAGGACGCCGAGGTTCCGGACGAACCGATCGAGGCCGGACTGCAGACGTTCCTCGAGGGGGCACCGGCGGTACTCGGCGTCCAGGCGGAGATGGGTGCGGAGACGGCCGTCCGCCGCATCAACGACAACGGCGGCATCGCCGGGCGGCAGATCGAGCTCGACATCGTCGAGGAGGGCGAGGAGGCCCTCGAGAACTACGTCCAGTTCGTCGAGGACGGTAAGGACGTGACGTTCGGGCCGATCTCGAGCGGGAACCACGAGGCGATGGTCCCGGAGATCAACTCCCAGGGCGTCGTCAACGTCGCGACCGACGGGACGGTGACGACGCTGTACGAGGACCACGAGGACGGCTTCCCGCCGGACCAGAACGACTACTCGTTCCGGTTCCAGAACCACGACGTGATGGAAGCGCTCGCGGCGGCGGTCGAAGCCGTCGAGGTGCTCGGTGCCGACGAGATCGACACGGTCGCGGGGATCAACCCTGGCTACGCGTTCGGATTCGACGAACAGCGGATCTTCTCGGCCGGAATCCAGCAGCTCGCGGGCGCGGAGGTCGTCTACGAGGGCGAGCCCGACCTGGGGACCGACGACATGTCGACGCACATCGAGCAGGTCAACAGCGAGGAACCCGACGTCCTCTTTACGAGCTGCTGGGGCGGCGACGCGACGCTCCTGCTCGAGCAGGCTCACGGGGCCGACATGTTCGACAACGTCGAACTGGTCGTCGGGCCGGTGTTGTATGGCTCGGCCAACGACCTGAGCGAGGGGCTCGTCGACGGCCCGATCCGGTCGGGCTCACGCAACTTCTACTGGGACGAGCCGAGCACCAACCGCTGGACGCCCGCGGCGGACCTCTTCGAGGAGGTTCAAAGCGAGTACGACGCCGTCCCGACGGCACACTTCATGAGCGGTTACGGCGCAGTTACCGCGTGGGCGACGGCCGCGGAGAAGGCCGTCCGAATCCTCGGCCGGTGGCCCGAACAGGACGAACTCGCGGAGATCCTCATCGGCCACGGCTTCCACACGCCCGCCGGCTACCACACGATGGCCGGCGACCACCAGTGTTACTCGAACGCCCACTTCGGCGAACTGGCCTGGTCGGACGACCTCGACGCCGCAGTCCTCGAGGACGTGAACGTCTACGCACCTGAGGACGTCTCGCCGCCCCAGGGTGAGGTCTCACTCGAGTGGATCGAGGGCTGGGAGTAG
- a CDS encoding DUF7518 family protein: MTKNRVEQLESTVAELESTIEGLTDELVEAKERIRILEAELDTETPTRVPERRSHEAEEAAPDEVEAAAAEAEDEPEDETEDSGTDEIIVA, translated from the coding sequence ATGACGAAAAATCGCGTCGAGCAACTCGAGTCGACCGTCGCCGAACTCGAGTCGACGATCGAAGGGCTCACCGACGAACTCGTCGAGGCGAAAGAACGGATCCGGATCCTCGAGGCCGAACTGGACACGGAGACGCCGACGCGCGTCCCCGAGCGACGGAGCCACGAAGCAGAGGAGGCAGCGCCCGACGAAGTCGAAGCGGCTGCGGCCGAAGCCGAAGACGAACCGGAGGACGAAACGGAAGACTCAGGTACTGACGAAATTATCGTCGCGTAA
- a CDS encoding ABC transporter ATP-binding protein: MSDPLLEVSDLHAVVQGFEVTHGIDLTVNEGEAVALVGRNGAGKTSTFRAIMGLTPVSAGSVRLGGEELLDLRPELIPRRGIGYQPENRDLFTGMTVEENFRLPIWTAGDSRGIEDEDAVVEDVFELFSELEHRRNAEVQNLSGGQGKMTAIGRALALQPDLLILDEPLEGLAPVVVENLKSYIHEIIDRDISVLLAESNASHVPELVDRMYVIERGEIVDSGDPEVLAEDEEIQLLMQGGGN, encoded by the coding sequence ATGAGCGACCCGTTGCTTGAGGTGTCGGACCTCCACGCGGTCGTCCAGGGATTCGAGGTCACCCACGGGATCGACCTCACCGTCAACGAGGGTGAGGCGGTCGCGCTCGTCGGCCGCAACGGCGCCGGAAAGACGTCCACGTTCCGGGCGATCATGGGACTGACGCCGGTCTCGGCTGGGTCGGTCCGGCTCGGCGGCGAGGAACTGCTCGACCTCCGGCCGGAGCTCATCCCGCGTCGCGGGATCGGCTACCAGCCGGAGAACCGGGACCTCTTCACGGGGATGACCGTCGAGGAGAACTTCCGGCTACCGATCTGGACGGCCGGCGACTCGCGCGGCATCGAGGACGAAGACGCCGTCGTCGAGGACGTCTTCGAGCTGTTCAGCGAACTCGAGCACCGGCGAAACGCCGAGGTGCAGAACTTAAGCGGCGGGCAGGGGAAGATGACTGCGATCGGTCGGGCGCTCGCGCTCCAGCCGGATCTGCTCATCCTCGACGAACCGCTCGAGGGGCTCGCCCCGGTCGTCGTCGAGAACCTCAAGTCCTACATCCACGAGATCATCGACCGGGACATCTCCGTGTTGCTCGCGGAGTCGAACGCGAGCCACGTTCCCGAACTCGTCGACCGGATGTACGTCATCGAACGCGGCGAGATCGTCGACAGCGGCGACCCGGAGGTGCTCGCCGAAGACGAAGAGATCCAGCTGCTCATGCAAGGCGGGGGCAACTGA